The Microbacterium sp. Nx66 genome contains a region encoding:
- a CDS encoding class I SAM-dependent methyltransferase: MVDVTRARSFEGIGEEYDRYRPGFPERAADIIVPAPVATALDLGAGTGKFTSLLVERAARVIAVEPSAPMLAVLARTLPTVEARPGTAESIPVPDGSVDVVSVAQAFHWFDRDTAAAEIARALVADGTLGLLWNRADPACAWDLACHRVAHPAVGADDDTSASATDIPGFVLEAHEEVRWTERISREVYLRRWGTVSSLLVADDAERAGMVAALEAVLDGADETRGKAEFDLPHLTDVFRYRRV, translated from the coding sequence ATGGTGGATGTGACACGCGCGCGATCGTTCGAAGGCATCGGCGAGGAGTACGACCGCTACCGACCGGGCTTCCCGGAGCGTGCGGCCGACATCATCGTTCCGGCGCCGGTGGCCACGGCGCTCGACCTCGGCGCCGGCACCGGGAAGTTCACCAGCCTGCTCGTCGAGCGTGCGGCGCGGGTGATCGCCGTCGAGCCTTCCGCGCCGATGCTCGCCGTCCTCGCCCGGACGCTGCCGACGGTCGAGGCGCGGCCGGGGACCGCGGAGAGCATCCCCGTGCCGGACGGTTCCGTCGATGTCGTCAGCGTCGCGCAGGCGTTCCACTGGTTCGACCGGGATACGGCGGCGGCCGAGATCGCCCGCGCACTCGTCGCCGACGGGACGCTCGGGCTGCTCTGGAATCGCGCCGACCCCGCCTGTGCGTGGGATCTCGCCTGCCATCGGGTGGCGCATCCCGCGGTCGGCGCGGACGACGATACCTCCGCATCGGCGACCGACATCCCCGGCTTCGTCCTGGAAGCCCACGAGGAGGTGCGCTGGACGGAGCGGATCAGCCGCGAGGTCTACCTCCGACGCTGGGGCACGGTGAGCAGTCTCCTCGTGGCTGACGACGCGGAGCGTGCAGGGATGGTGGCGGCCCTGGAGGCGGTGCTGGACGGCGCGGACGAGACGCGCGGGAAGGCGGAGTTCGACCTCCCCCATCTCACCGATGTGTTCCGCTACCGCCGCGTATGA
- a CDS encoding pyrimidine dimer DNA glycosylase/endonuclease V: MRIWSLHPEYLDRQGLVACWRETLLAQAVLADATKGYQRHPQLERFREAADPLAAVGAYLVAVADEADARGYRFDRTRIRRREPAVPTMPVTAGQLAREWEHLRAKLAERSPEVLQRHGDVALPKAHPLFTVVPGPVASWERADPAAEVSPPRGTSDPSG; encoded by the coding sequence ATGAGGATCTGGTCGCTGCACCCTGAGTACCTCGACCGTCAGGGTCTCGTCGCCTGCTGGCGGGAGACGCTGCTCGCGCAGGCGGTGCTCGCCGACGCCACGAAGGGGTATCAGCGACACCCGCAGCTCGAGCGCTTCCGGGAGGCAGCGGATCCGCTGGCCGCGGTGGGCGCGTACCTCGTCGCTGTCGCCGACGAGGCGGACGCCCGCGGCTACCGTTTCGACCGCACGCGCATTCGGCGCCGGGAGCCTGCCGTTCCGACGATGCCGGTCACCGCGGGGCAGCTCGCGCGGGAATGGGAGCACCTGCGTGCGAAGCTCGCCGAGCGCAGTCCTGAGGTGCTTCAGCGGCACGGGGATGTGGCGCTCCCGAAGGCGCACCCGCTGTTCACCGTCGTGCCGGGGCCGGTCGCATCCTGGGAACGCGCCGACCCGGCGGCCGAGGTCAGTCCACCCCGAGGAACGAGCGATCCGTCAGGATGA
- the map gene encoding type I methionyl aminopeptidase yields the protein MIELRTPAEIDEMRAAGRFVAETLATLRDETKVGTNLLAIDRRAHDMIRKAGAESCYIDYHPSFGASPFGKVICTSVNDAVLHGLPHDYTLKDGDLVTLDFAVSVDGWVADSAVSFVVGTPRDEDLRLIDTTERALTAAIETSVVGHRIGDISAAIAEIAHGEGYSINTDFGGHGVGRTMHGDPHVANDGRAGRGFPLRAGLVLALEPWFLATTDELVTDPDGWTLRSADGSRGAHSEHTIAITDDGPIILTDRSFLGVD from the coding sequence ATGATCGAACTGCGCACCCCTGCCGAGATCGATGAGATGCGCGCGGCAGGCCGGTTCGTCGCCGAGACGCTGGCGACCCTGCGCGACGAGACGAAGGTCGGCACCAACCTCCTGGCGATCGACCGCCGGGCCCACGACATGATCCGCAAGGCGGGCGCCGAGTCCTGCTACATCGACTACCACCCGTCGTTCGGCGCGAGCCCGTTCGGCAAGGTCATCTGCACCTCGGTGAACGACGCGGTGCTGCACGGTCTCCCCCATGACTACACACTCAAGGACGGCGACCTCGTCACCCTCGACTTCGCCGTCTCGGTCGACGGCTGGGTCGCGGATTCCGCGGTCTCCTTCGTCGTGGGCACGCCGCGGGATGAGGACCTGCGTCTCATCGACACCACCGAGCGCGCGCTGACCGCGGCGATCGAGACCTCGGTGGTCGGGCACCGCATCGGTGACATCTCCGCTGCCATCGCAGAGATCGCGCACGGCGAGGGGTACTCCATCAACACCGACTTCGGCGGGCATGGCGTGGGCCGCACGATGCACGGCGACCCTCACGTCGCGAACGACGGCCGCGCGGGCCGCGGGTTCCCGCTCCGCGCCGGCCTCGTGCTCGCGCTGGAGCCCTGGTTCCTCGCGACCACGGACGAGCTGGTCACCGACCCCGACGGGTGGACGCTGCGCAGCGCGGACGGGTCCCGAGGGGCGCACTCCGAGCACACCATCGCGATCACCGATGACGGGCCGATCATCCTGACGGATCGCTCGTTCCTCGGGGTGGACTGA
- a CDS encoding MFS transporter permease, translated as MWIRQAFFRWLLPSAFLLPLWLLIGWAVFQGGWSILWVLLIAMPSVFVGQLLLTLLTRSRPSVRAERALSWWDVAGFGLWHALTIAVGFFIDGAFGWLLAAAIVVGIGLVWLQLWQLWNEARGSGARIRETISWSTMTPPRAETTQTSVHEVIVVRETDDRP; from the coding sequence ATGTGGATCCGACAGGCCTTCTTCCGCTGGCTGCTGCCGTCGGCGTTCCTCCTGCCGCTGTGGCTTCTCATCGGCTGGGCCGTCTTCCAGGGTGGCTGGTCCATCCTCTGGGTGCTGCTCATCGCGATGCCCTCGGTCTTCGTGGGACAGCTCCTGCTCACGCTGCTGACGCGTTCCCGGCCGTCTGTCCGCGCCGAGCGCGCCCTGTCGTGGTGGGACGTCGCCGGGTTCGGTCTCTGGCACGCGCTGACGATCGCGGTCGGCTTCTTCATCGATGGCGCTTTCGGTTGGCTCCTCGCCGCCGCCATCGTGGTGGGCATCGGACTGGTGTGGCTGCAGCTGTGGCAGCTCTGGAACGAAGCGCGGGGGAGTGGAGCGCGGATTCGCGAGACCATCTCCTGGTCGACGATGACCCCGCCCCGTGCGGAGACGACGCAGACCAGCGTGCACGAGGTGATCGTGGTGCGGGAGACCGACGACCGGCCCTGA
- the rplS gene encoding 50S ribosomal protein L19 translates to MQILDAVDAASLRSDIPEFFPGDTVKVHVNITEGNRSRIQVFQGVVIGRQGDSVRETFTVRKISFQVGVERTFPVHSPVIDHIEVVTRGDVRRAKLYYLRELRGKKAKIKEKRVNN, encoded by the coding sequence ATGCAGATCCTCGACGCCGTCGACGCGGCTTCGCTCCGTTCCGACATCCCCGAGTTCTTCCCCGGTGACACCGTCAAGGTGCACGTGAACATCACCGAGGGCAACCGTTCTCGTATCCAGGTCTTCCAGGGCGTCGTCATCGGCCGCCAGGGTGACAGCGTCCGCGAGACCTTCACCGTCCGGAAGATCAGCTTCCAGGTGGGTGTCGAGCGTACTTTCCCCGTGCACTCCCCGGTGATCGACCACATCGAGGTCGTCACCCGCGGTGACGTGCGTCGCGCCAAGCTCTACTACCTGCGCGAGCTGCGCGGCAAGAAGGCGAAGATCAAGGAGAAGCGCGTCAACAACTGA
- the lepB gene encoding signal peptidase I, which produces MTDSPSARPTRRRRGFLVFLRDVLVIVVIAALVSFVIKTFVVRSFYIPSASMERTLLIDDRILVDELTPRWTGYERGDIVVFKDPGGWLDPMPQTPAQPPLVQAIDWVLTFVGISATDTQDHLVKRVIGVEGDHVVCCNALGQITINGAPIDELSYLNLPEGDTAASNEPFDVVVPEDSVWLLGDNRDRSRDARAHQELPSGGFVPVSNIVGKAFLTTWPLDRFGPIDGHHEIFNGVPDPE; this is translated from the coding sequence ATGACTGACTCTCCGTCCGCACGCCCGACACGACGGCGGCGCGGGTTCCTGGTCTTCCTCCGTGACGTGCTGGTCATCGTCGTCATCGCCGCGCTGGTGTCCTTCGTCATCAAGACGTTCGTGGTCCGATCGTTCTACATCCCGTCGGCCTCCATGGAGCGCACGCTGCTGATCGACGACCGCATCCTCGTCGACGAGCTCACCCCGCGCTGGACCGGCTATGAGCGCGGTGACATCGTCGTCTTCAAGGATCCGGGCGGCTGGCTCGACCCGATGCCGCAGACACCTGCACAGCCGCCGCTGGTCCAGGCCATCGACTGGGTGCTCACATTTGTCGGCATCTCGGCAACCGACACCCAGGACCATCTGGTCAAGCGGGTGATCGGCGTCGAAGGTGACCATGTGGTGTGCTGCAACGCGCTGGGGCAGATCACGATCAACGGTGCCCCGATCGATGAGCTGAGCTACCTGAACCTCCCCGAGGGCGACACCGCGGCCTCCAACGAACCTTTCGACGTCGTCGTGCCCGAGGACTCCGTGTGGCTCCTCGGCGACAACCGGGACCGCTCCCGCGACGCCCGTGCACACCAGGAGCTGCCCAGCGGCGGTTTCGTCCCGGTGTCCAACATCGTGGGCAAGGCGTTCCTGACGACCTGGCCGCTCGACCGCTTCGGACCGATCGACGGCCACCACGAGATCTTCAACGGAGTGCCGGACCCCGAATGA
- a CDS encoding ribonuclease HII, with protein sequence MTVITPRLTLERKLLGECDLIIALDEVGRGALAGPVAVGAAVMDAKGARRRVPEGLRDSKLVPERRRPDVAARAAAWVQASGVGWATAAEVDEVGIMRALGLAASRAVLAVVAQGATVENALVLLDGNHDYVSRVHPGPLNVRPVVKADRDCASVSAASVIAKVARDGYMAELHEDHRDYQWDRNKGYASPEHREAIRSFGLSPFHRSSWAIADAPTLF encoded by the coding sequence ATGACTGTCATCACGCCTCGACTGACCCTGGAGCGGAAGCTCCTGGGGGAGTGCGACCTGATCATCGCCCTCGACGAGGTCGGTCGCGGGGCGCTGGCCGGGCCGGTGGCCGTCGGGGCGGCGGTGATGGACGCCAAGGGGGCTCGTCGCCGCGTGCCGGAGGGGCTGCGCGACTCGAAGCTCGTCCCCGAGCGCCGGCGCCCCGACGTCGCCGCCCGCGCGGCTGCGTGGGTGCAGGCCTCGGGCGTCGGCTGGGCGACCGCCGCGGAGGTCGACGAGGTCGGGATCATGCGGGCGCTGGGCCTTGCCGCCTCCCGCGCCGTGCTGGCGGTGGTGGCGCAGGGTGCCACGGTCGAGAACGCTCTGGTCCTCCTCGACGGCAACCACGACTACGTCTCGCGCGTGCATCCTGGGCCCTTGAACGTCCGGCCGGTCGTCAAAGCGGACCGCGACTGCGCCTCGGTGTCGGCGGCGTCGGTGATCGCGAAGGTCGCCAGGGACGGCTACATGGCCGAGCTCCACGAGGATCACCGCGATTACCAGTGGGACCGCAACAAGGGGTACGCGAGTCCGGAGCACAGGGAGGCCATCCGGTCGTTCGGCCTCTCACCGTTCCACCGTTCGTCGTGGGCGATCGCCGACGCACCGACGCTCTTCTGA
- a CDS encoding DUF2469 family protein, whose translation MDEEAFDDYDRELELALFREYRDVVSQFQYVVETERRFYLANEVNVVRRDTEHDFYFEISMSDVWVWDIYRADRFVKAVRVLTFKDVNVEELQRREFELPQELSLDGE comes from the coding sequence ATGGATGAGGAAGCCTTCGACGACTACGACCGTGAGCTCGAGCTCGCGCTGTTCCGCGAGTACCGCGACGTCGTCTCTCAGTTCCAGTACGTCGTGGAGACCGAGCGTCGCTTCTACCTGGCCAACGAGGTCAACGTCGTGCGCCGGGACACCGAGCACGACTTCTACTTCGAGATCTCCATGAGCGATGTGTGGGTGTGGGACATCTACCGTGCGGACCGGTTCGTGAAGGCCGTTCGGGTGCTCACGTTCAAGGACGTGAACGTCGAGGAGCTGCAACGCCGCGAGTTCGAACTGCCGCAGGAGCTCTCGCTCGACGGGGAGTGA
- a CDS encoding YraN family protein, protein MAAKDDLGRAGEQQAADYLTKRGYRIVDRNWRCPQGELDIVAVVGRHLSVVEVKTRRSASFGHPFDAIDDRKRRRLWQLAYAWRAAHPDLARGRVLRVEAVGIVGAVPETASIEHLEDIA, encoded by the coding sequence ATGGCAGCGAAAGACGACCTCGGGCGAGCCGGGGAACAGCAGGCAGCGGACTACCTGACGAAGCGCGGGTATCGCATCGTCGATCGAAACTGGCGGTGTCCGCAGGGCGAACTGGACATCGTCGCCGTCGTCGGTCGGCATCTGTCCGTGGTCGAGGTGAAGACACGGCGGTCGGCGTCCTTCGGGCACCCGTTCGACGCCATCGACGACCGGAAGCGCCGGCGGCTGTGGCAGCTCGCCTATGCGTGGCGGGCTGCGCATCCGGATCTGGCAAGGGGACGGGTGCTGCGGGTGGAGGCGGTCGGCATCGTGGGGGCGGTTCCGGAGACCGCGTCCATCGAGCACCTCGAGGACATCGCGTGA
- a CDS encoding YifB family Mg chelatase-like AAA ATPase: MSTARTWSVALTGAEGHVVEVEADLSPQTPEFRIIGLPDKSLGEAVQRVHNACVNSGLSLPRRRLTVNLSPASLPKHGSAFDLAIAVASLAASDMLARRAVRQTVHLGEVGLDGRLRPVPGVLPAVFAAARAGFERVIVPHGNATEAGLVAGVEVRAAASLAEVAVWHGAEVEVPDVEPVPGPQPPEEGSDDRDLSDVLGQEEAVEALIVAAAGGHNMLLSGPPGAGKTMLAGRLPGIMPPLTEQEAIEVASVRSLCGEAVTGLDHQPPLVAPHHSASVAAMVGGGSRTARPGAVARAHRGVLFLDEAAEFPRVALDALRQPLETGFVDVHRSGFVVRFPARFQLLLAMNPCPCGNRGVRDGDCICPPQALRRYATRLSGPLRDRLDIDLPVSRVAASRSLAGERSGVTTVEARRRVGEARARAERRWRGTPWRRNAEVPGTLLRHGGFRLPPDARAGLDRALERGALTLRGYDRVLRVAWTMADLAGLDLPGTDEIGRALLLRTGVAR; the protein is encoded by the coding sequence GTGAGCACCGCTCGGACGTGGTCGGTGGCCCTCACCGGGGCGGAGGGGCATGTCGTCGAGGTCGAGGCCGACCTCTCGCCGCAGACGCCGGAGTTCCGCATCATCGGCCTCCCCGACAAGTCTCTGGGCGAGGCGGTGCAGCGCGTGCACAACGCCTGCGTGAACTCCGGGCTCTCGCTGCCCCGGCGGCGTCTGACGGTGAACCTCTCGCCGGCGAGTCTGCCCAAGCACGGGTCCGCCTTCGACCTCGCGATCGCGGTCGCCTCCCTCGCCGCGAGCGACATGCTCGCTCGTCGTGCCGTGCGGCAGACGGTGCACCTGGGGGAGGTCGGGCTGGATGGCCGTCTGCGGCCCGTCCCCGGTGTGCTTCCCGCGGTCTTCGCCGCTGCACGCGCCGGCTTCGAGCGCGTGATCGTGCCGCACGGCAACGCGACGGAAGCCGGTCTCGTCGCCGGCGTCGAGGTGCGTGCCGCCGCGTCGCTCGCCGAGGTGGCAGTCTGGCACGGGGCCGAGGTGGAGGTGCCGGATGTCGAGCCGGTCCCGGGACCGCAACCGCCGGAGGAAGGGTCGGACGACCGCGACTTGAGCGATGTCCTCGGGCAGGAGGAAGCCGTCGAGGCCCTCATCGTCGCGGCCGCGGGCGGCCACAACATGCTCCTGAGCGGTCCGCCGGGAGCAGGCAAGACGATGCTCGCCGGGCGACTGCCCGGGATCATGCCGCCGCTGACCGAGCAGGAGGCCATCGAGGTCGCTTCCGTGCGCTCCCTCTGCGGCGAGGCCGTGACCGGGCTCGACCACCAGCCTCCGCTGGTCGCTCCGCACCACAGCGCCTCGGTGGCGGCGATGGTCGGAGGCGGGTCGCGGACGGCGCGCCCCGGCGCGGTCGCACGGGCTCATCGGGGCGTGCTCTTCCTCGACGAAGCGGCCGAGTTCCCCCGGGTGGCCTTGGACGCGCTCCGTCAGCCACTCGAGACCGGCTTCGTCGACGTGCATCGATCCGGCTTCGTCGTGCGGTTCCCGGCGCGGTTCCAGCTGCTCCTGGCGATGAACCCGTGTCCGTGCGGGAACCGGGGGGTGCGTGACGGCGACTGCATCTGCCCACCGCAGGCGCTGCGACGCTACGCGACTCGCCTCTCCGGGCCATTACGCGATCGTCTCGACATCGATCTGCCGGTCTCGCGCGTCGCCGCCTCACGCTCGCTCGCGGGGGAGCGCTCCGGGGTGACCACCGTCGAGGCCCGGCGCCGCGTCGGCGAGGCGCGCGCTCGAGCGGAGCGGCGATGGCGTGGCACGCCCTGGCGACGCAATGCGGAGGTTCCCGGGACCCTGCTCCGGCACGGCGGATTCCGCCTCCCGCCAGACGCGCGGGCCGGTCTCGATCGGGCACTGGAACGAGGGGCGTTGACGCTCCGCGGATACGACCGCGTCCTCCGGGTGGCCTGGACCATGGCCGACCTCGCCGGACTCGACCTCCCCGGAACGGACGAGATCGGCCGCGCGCTCCTTCTGCGGACGGGGGTGGCGCGGTGA
- the dprA gene encoding DNA-processing protein DprA, whose product MIDELVSQQDALDAARRLRGTDDVAEALARVAWSVIADPGDAVAATLVREFGPADGMRFALDARGRSWPMVRAAGARRALDEARVRWRQRADPAAVIDALRRAQTAGAHLLLPGDPDWPLAVDDLDTEAPVVLWARGRPELLTSAARVAIVGARAATAYGERVAADLSGDLAAAGTAVVSGGAYGIDGAAHRAALTVGGGTIAVLAGGVDRPYPAGHRNLLTRIAVDGVVVSEVPCGTAPTRWRFLARNRLIAALGQATVVVEAGWRSGSLNTAGHAATLGRPLGAVPGPVTSASSAGCHRLLREYDAVCVTSAAEVAEMLPTDARSPHAHDATEEGRVLLLRALSTRTARTEAELAQRADLTVERTRALLGLLDLDGLARRDEDGWRGIGAARTS is encoded by the coding sequence GTGATCGACGAACTCGTCTCTCAGCAGGATGCGCTCGACGCCGCTCGGAGACTGCGCGGCACCGACGACGTGGCGGAGGCGCTCGCACGTGTCGCCTGGTCCGTCATCGCCGATCCCGGGGACGCCGTCGCCGCGACCCTCGTGCGCGAGTTCGGACCGGCCGACGGCATGCGTTTCGCTCTCGACGCGCGGGGACGGTCATGGCCGATGGTCCGCGCCGCGGGCGCACGACGGGCGCTCGACGAGGCGCGGGTGCGGTGGCGACAGCGTGCCGATCCGGCGGCTGTGATCGATGCCCTCCGGCGGGCGCAGACGGCGGGCGCCCATCTGCTCCTTCCGGGAGATCCCGACTGGCCGCTCGCCGTCGACGATCTCGATACGGAGGCTCCGGTGGTGCTGTGGGCGCGCGGGCGCCCGGAGCTCCTGACCAGCGCGGCACGCGTCGCCATCGTGGGCGCCAGGGCGGCCACCGCCTACGGGGAGCGCGTCGCCGCCGACCTCTCCGGCGACCTGGCCGCCGCGGGGACGGCTGTCGTGTCGGGCGGCGCGTACGGCATCGACGGGGCAGCCCACCGCGCCGCGTTGACTGTCGGTGGGGGGACGATCGCGGTTCTCGCCGGAGGCGTGGACCGCCCGTACCCCGCCGGGCACCGCAACCTTCTCACGCGGATCGCGGTCGACGGGGTCGTGGTCAGCGAGGTGCCCTGCGGGACGGCGCCGACCCGGTGGCGATTCCTCGCCCGCAACCGACTGATCGCGGCCCTGGGGCAGGCGACGGTGGTCGTCGAGGCCGGGTGGCGCAGTGGCTCCCTCAACACGGCGGGACACGCGGCAACGCTGGGCAGGCCACTCGGCGCGGTGCCCGGTCCCGTCACCTCCGCCTCGTCGGCCGGCTGTCATCGGTTGCTCCGCGAGTACGACGCGGTGTGCGTCACTTCCGCGGCGGAGGTGGCGGAGATGCTCCCGACCGACGCGCGGTCGCCGCACGCACACGATGCCACGGAGGAGGGGCGGGTCCTGCTCCTCCGTGCCCTGAGCACCCGGACCGCTCGGACGGAGGCGGAGCTCGCGCAGCGCGCGGATCTCACCGTCGAGCGGACCAGGGCACTGCTCGGCCTCCTCGATCTCGACGGCCTTGCGCGGCGGGACGAGGACGGCTGGCGCGGGATCGGCGCGGCACGTACGTCATAG
- a CDS encoding tyrosine-type recombinase/integrase: protein MDFAVAVEAFADHLEKVRRLSPATVKAYRSDLRDLGASVAGGPVDRIDLEMLREWLWQATQRGDARATLARRAATARAFFGWAREQDIIPIDPSLRLVAPKRAKTLPTVASKDAMSELLERHRQAASSGEPVALRDHAVLELLYGAAVRVSELCGLDIDDLDLDRGTALVRGKGDKERVVPFGAPARDALGAYLRRARPALLSRAAGASPAVFLGSRGARLGPRTVYEVVARALAPVVGAETVGPHAVRHTAATHLLDGGADLRAVQEILGHASLGTTQIYTHVSAERLTTTYRLAHPRA from the coding sequence ATGGACTTCGCGGTCGCTGTCGAGGCGTTCGCCGACCACCTGGAGAAGGTGCGCCGGCTGTCGCCCGCGACCGTGAAGGCGTATCGCTCCGACCTGCGGGACCTCGGGGCGAGCGTGGCGGGCGGTCCGGTGGACCGGATCGACCTGGAGATGCTGCGCGAATGGCTGTGGCAGGCGACCCAGCGCGGCGACGCGCGAGCGACGCTGGCCCGACGTGCGGCCACCGCGCGAGCGTTCTTCGGCTGGGCGCGCGAGCAGGACATCATCCCCATCGACCCGAGTCTTCGGCTCGTGGCGCCGAAACGGGCCAAGACGCTGCCGACCGTGGCTTCGAAGGACGCGATGTCCGAGCTGTTGGAACGCCATCGGCAGGCCGCATCCTCGGGCGAGCCCGTCGCCCTCCGTGACCACGCCGTCCTGGAGCTTCTCTACGGCGCCGCGGTCCGCGTCTCCGAGCTCTGCGGTCTCGACATCGACGACCTCGATCTCGACCGCGGGACGGCTCTTGTGCGGGGCAAGGGCGACAAGGAGCGCGTCGTGCCATTCGGTGCCCCGGCCAGGGATGCGCTCGGTGCGTACCTGCGCCGCGCTCGCCCGGCTCTCCTCAGCAGGGCTGCGGGTGCATCGCCTGCCGTCTTCCTCGGGAGCCGCGGCGCCCGGCTGGGACCGCGGACGGTCTACGAGGTGGTCGCCCGTGCGCTCGCACCCGTCGTCGGCGCGGAGACCGTCGGGCCGCACGCCGTCCGCCACACGGCGGCGACGCATCTGCTCGACGGCGGCGCCGACCTGCGCGCCGTGCAGGAGATCCTGGGGCACGCGAGCCTCGGCACGACGCAGATCTATACGCATGTCTCGGCGGAGCGGCTGACGACGACGTACCGGCTGGCGCATCCTCGCGCCTGA
- a CDS encoding murein hydrolase activator EnvC family protein: protein MTSPSGSPHLVRSHSSRAARVAITAALACLVLLGGGGAPLAAPASVHTATAPRSGPSPADSSASEGAWRWPVDGGRHVSAAYRAPAHAYGPGHRGMDVTAAVGTAVGAPADGVVAFQGVVVDRPVLTIRHADGLVSSFEPLESTLRAGDTVSRGQEIGRVSTGGHTAPGALHVGVRRDGEYINPMLLFGAVLRARLLPCCGT from the coding sequence ATGACTTCTCCCTCCGGTTCCCCTCACCTTGTCCGTTCACACTCGTCTCGTGCCGCTCGCGTCGCGATCACGGCGGCGCTCGCCTGTCTCGTGCTTCTGGGCGGCGGCGGCGCCCCACTCGCCGCCCCTGCGTCCGTACACACGGCGACGGCACCCCGCTCCGGCCCGTCCCCGGCCGACAGTTCCGCCTCGGAGGGTGCATGGCGATGGCCCGTCGACGGTGGCCGCCATGTGAGCGCCGCGTATCGCGCACCGGCGCACGCCTACGGTCCCGGACACCGGGGCATGGACGTCACCGCCGCCGTCGGTACCGCTGTCGGCGCTCCGGCGGACGGAGTGGTCGCGTTCCAGGGCGTGGTCGTCGATCGTCCCGTGCTGACCATCCGACACGCAGACGGCCTGGTGAGCTCGTTCGAGCCGCTGGAGTCGACGCTCCGGGCGGGCGACACGGTCAGCCGGGGTCAGGAGATCGGTCGGGTTTCCACAGGTGGGCACACGGCTCCTGGCGCGCTGCATGTCGGTGTGCGGCGCGATGGGGAGTACATCAACCCGATGCTGCTGTTCGGCGCCGTCCTGCGGGCCCGTCTCCTGCCCTGCTGCGGGACCTGA
- the rpsB gene encoding 30S ribosomal protein S2, with amino-acid sequence MAVVTIRQLLDSGVHFGHQTRRWNPKVKRFILTERSGIHIIDLQQSLGYIDKAYDFVKETVAHGGTILFVGTKKQAQEILAEQATRVGQPYVNQRWLGGLLTNFSTIAKRLARMKELEELDYENPSASGFTKKELLLKKRELDKLHKSLGGIRNLTKTPSALWVVDAKREHLAIDEAKKLGIPVIGILDTNADPDDFQYPIPGNDDAIRSVSLLTRIIADAAAEGLQQKHNPESGDAEPLAEWEKELLEAPVQESADAAEVVTADDEAAVVETPAADATAADEAGAEAHDEAIAAASGEETAEVAATEAADAK; translated from the coding sequence ATGGCTGTGGTCACCATCCGCCAGCTGCTCGACAGCGGCGTGCACTTCGGACACCAGACCCGTCGGTGGAACCCGAAGGTGAAGCGCTTCATCCTCACCGAGCGCAGCGGCATCCACATCATCGACCTCCAGCAGTCGCTCGGCTACATCGACAAGGCGTACGACTTCGTCAAGGAGACCGTGGCGCACGGCGGCACGATCCTCTTCGTCGGCACCAAGAAGCAGGCGCAGGAGATCCTCGCGGAGCAGGCCACGCGCGTCGGCCAGCCCTACGTGAACCAGCGCTGGCTCGGCGGCCTCCTCACCAACTTCTCCACCATCGCGAAGCGTCTCGCCCGCATGAAGGAGCTCGAGGAGCTCGACTACGAGAACCCCTCCGCCTCCGGCTTCACGAAGAAGGAGCTGCTGCTCAAGAAGCGCGAGCTGGACAAGCTCCACAAGTCGCTCGGCGGTATCCGTAACCTCACCAAGACGCCGTCCGCCCTCTGGGTGGTCGACGCCAAGCGTGAGCACCTCGCCATCGACGAGGCCAAGAAGCTCGGCATCCCGGTGATCGGCATCCTCGACACCAACGCCGACCCGGACGACTTCCAGTACCCGATCCCCGGCAACGACGACGCCATCCGTTCGGTGTCGCTGCTGACGCGCATCATCGCCGACGCCGCCGCCGAGGGCCTGCAGCAGAAGCACAACCCGGAGTCGGGCGACGCCGAGCCGCTGGCCGAGTGGGAGAAGGAGCTCCTCGAGGCTCCCGTCCAGGAGTCCGCTGACGCCGCCGAGGTCGTGACCGCCGACGACGAGGCCGCTGTCGTCGAGACCCCTGCCGCCGACGCCACCGCCGCCGACGAGGCCGGTGCCGAGGCGCACGACGAGGCGATCGCCGCCGCTTCCGGTGAGGAGACCGCCGAGGTCGCCGCCACCGAGGCCGCAGACGCCAAGTAA